In Leishmania mexicana MHOM/GT/2001/U1103 complete genome, chromosome 20, one genomic interval encodes:
- a CDS encoding histone H4, with product MAKGKRSADAKGSQKRQKKVLRDNIRGITRGCVRRMARRGGVKRISSDIYEEVRRVLKAYVEDIVRCSTAYTEYARKKTVTASDVVNALRKKGHILYGYA from the coding sequence ATGGCCAAGGGTAAGCGCTCCGCTGATGCCAAGGGCAGCCAGAAGCGCCAGAAGAAGGTGCTGCGGGACAACATCCGCGGCATTACACGCGGCTGCGTCCGCCGCAtggcgcgccgcggtggcgtgaAGCGCATCTCGAGCGACATCTACGAAGAGGTGCGCCGCGTACTGAAGGCCTACGTGGAGGACAttgtgcgctgcagcacggcctACACCGAGTACGCCCGCAAGAAGACCGTGACGGCGTCCGATGTTGTGAATGCGCTGCGCAAGAAGGGCCACATCCTGTACGGCTACGCGTAA